Proteins encoded within one genomic window of Polaribacter sp. NJDZ03:
- a CDS encoding HpcH/HpaI aldolase/citrate lyase family protein → MRKNKLKQLLKTNNTVMCGWLHIPNTWTAEVMANAGWDGVTVDMQHGLHSIETAIQMMQAISTTETVPIARSNWNTPGEIMRLLDGGAYGIICPMINTKEECESFVGACRYPPLGYRSFGPTRARVYGGLDYAEHANDEILTLAMVETVKAVENIKGICETKGLDGIFIGSGDLKLSIKATEKENVDELFDQAVNTILKECQQNNLFAGVWCATIEDAKKMVDKGFKFIALKSDSMMLTQYAKEQTNTLKNILKN, encoded by the coding sequence ATGAGAAAAAACAAACTAAAACAACTACTAAAAACAAACAACACAGTAATGTGTGGATGGCTACACATACCCAATACTTGGACCGCCGAAGTAATGGCGAATGCTGGTTGGGATGGTGTAACTGTAGACATGCAACATGGTTTACATAGTATAGAAACAGCAATACAAATGATGCAAGCTATATCTACCACAGAAACGGTACCTATTGCTAGATCAAATTGGAATACACCGGGAGAAATAATGAGATTACTAGACGGTGGAGCTTATGGTATTATTTGCCCAATGATTAATACCAAAGAAGAGTGTGAATCATTTGTAGGAGCATGTAGATATCCTCCTTTAGGATATAGAAGTTTTGGGCCAACGAGAGCAAGAGTTTATGGGGGTCTAGATTATGCAGAACATGCGAATGATGAAATTTTAACATTAGCAATGGTAGAAACTGTTAAAGCAGTAGAAAATATAAAAGGTATTTGTGAAACGAAAGGGTTAGATGGAATTTTTATAGGTTCTGGAGATTTAAAATTATCTATAAAAGCAACTGAAAAAGAGAATGTCGATGAACTTTTTGATCAGGCAGTAAATACTATTTTAAAAGAATGCCAACAAAATAATTTGTTTGCTGGTGTTTGGTGTGCCACAATAGAAGATGCTAAAAAAATGGTTGATAAAGGCTTTAAGTTTATTGCGCTTAAATCTGATAGTATGATGTTAACCCAATATGCAAAGGAGCAAACGAACACTTTAAAAAATATTTTAAAAAACTAA